Genomic DNA from Acidobacteriota bacterium:
CGGCTGGGGCGCCGCGTACGGGTTCGCGTGGTGGATCGTCGGCGGGCTGATCCTGATGCCCATCCTGCTCGGCATGCCCGCGTTGGCGCCCCTGATGATGCCGCCCATGCGCGTCGTCGCGATGGGCAGCCTGATGGGACACCTCATCTTCGGCTTGATTCTCGGCGCCGGGTTTGCCTGGCTCTATCGCGGCCTCCACTACCGGGTCGCCGCCTGAGCCTGACGGCGTCACCGCCCGGTCATGCGGATGCCAGCACGTCGAACGTCCGGGGAACCGCTCGTCAGCGTCGTGATCCCGGTGTGGCGGGACGAAGAGGCGCTCTCGCGAGCCCTCGCGCACGTCCGCGCGTCCGCGCGGGTGGAAGTGCTCGTGGCGTGCGCGGGCGGCGAGGAGCGTCGATACGAGCGCCTGCGCGAGCGTTACCACGGAACGAAGTGGATCTCGGCACCGCGTGGCCGTGCGGTCCAGATGAACGCCGGCGCCGCGGCCGCGCGCGGCCGCTGGCTGCTGTTCCTCCACGCCGATTCAACACTGCCCGACGACTGGCTCGACGTGCTCGCCCGGGCGGACGAGCGGGCGGACACCGTTGGCGGCGCGTTCAGGCTCTCGATCGACAGCCGCGCCTGGCAGGCCAGGGTCATCGAGGCCGGCGTGCGGCTGAGGGTCGCGCTTCTCGGTCTTCCGTACGGCGACCAGGCCCTGTTCGTCAGGAGGAAGATCTTCGAGCAGGCAGGCGGATACCGCGACCTGCCGCTGATGGAGGACGTCGACTTCGTCCGGCGGATCAGCAGAATCGGTCGGATCGAGCCCTGCCGATCGCCGGTGCTGACCTCGGCGCGCCGATGGGAGCGCGACGGCTGGTTCCGCCGAAGCCGCCAGAACTTCAGGCTGGTGGCGCAGTTCCTGCTCGGGGCGTCGCCCGCGCGCCTCGCGCAGGCGTACTTCGGCCGGAAGCCGCATGCCGTCGTGATGATGGCGCGCGCGCCCTGGACCACGGGCAAGACAAGGCTCGCCAACCTGGCGAACGAGGCGGCGCACGCGGAGCTGCGTGAGGCGCTGTTCCTCGACACGCTCGAGGCGATGCGGGCCGTGCCCGGCGCGCAGCACGTCATCGCGTGCGAGCCGGCGCACGCGTGCGAGCAGATGCGCGAGCTGGCAGGGCCGGGGATCGACCTCATCGCCCAGCGCGGCGAGGACCTCGGGACGCGGCTGGCGCACGCCTTCGAGGACGTGTTTCGACTGGGTGCCGAATCGGTCGTCGTCATCGGCTCGGATCTGCCCGACCTTCCCGCGGGGGTGATTGAAGCCTCGCTTGTCCGGCTGCGGCTGCGGGGCGATCGGATCGTGCTCGGGCCGGCCGCCGACGGCGGCTATTACCTGGTTGGAATGAACCGGCCGTGTCCCGCCGTGTTCAACGGGATCGCGTGGAGCACGGAACGGGTGCTCGCACAGACGGTGGACGCTGCACGGGCCGAGGGGTTGGATGTGGCGCTGCTCGACGAGTGGGCAGACATCGACGATGAGCGGGACCTCGAGCGGCTGAAGGGCCATTCGAGCGAGCTGACGGCCGCACGCACCCGCGCCTGGGTGTGCCACAATAAGTGGGACAGTCACACTTATTAAGTCTGACTGTCCCGCTTAATAAGTGTGACTGTCCCACTTATTGCTGTCCCACTTCACTATGATCGCCCCCGTGCGCGCCCTCTTTCTCGACCCCGACGGCACCCTGTCGCTCCGCGATCGAACGAAACCGGCACCCGGCGCGGAATGCGTGATCCGTGTCGCGGCAGCCGGGATCTGCGGCACCGACCTCGAGCTGCTTCGCGGCTATGCCGGTTTTTCAGGCGTTCCCGGCCACGAGTTCGTCGGGGTCGTCGAGGAGGCGAGCGCGGCCGACGCTGACTGGATCGGCCGTCGAGTCGCGGGCGAGATCACGGTGGGCTGCGGGCGCTGTGTCGGCTGCCGCGCGGCAGGCCGCGGGCACTGCGACTTTCGCACGGTGGTCGGCATCCGCGGGCGCGACGGCGCGTTCGCCGAGTACGTGTCGCTCCCCTCGGAGAACCTGCACGAAGTGCCCGCGTCGCTCGACGACGCGACGGCGGTGTTCGTCGAGCCGACCGCGGCCGCCTGCCGGGTCGCCGAACAAGTGGCCATCGAGCCCGGCATGCGCGCCGCGGTTGTGGGCGCCGGACGGCTCGGGCTGCTGGTGGCGCAGGTGCTGCGGGCGCATGGCGCGGATGTGACGGCGATCGTCCGAAGCGAGGCGAGCCGCCGGCTCGCGTCGGCTCTGGGATTCGAGGCCGCCGCCGTCGATGAGGCGACCAGGTCGCTCGCGCGGCGGTTCGATCTCGTCGTGGACGCGAGCGGCGCGCCGGGCGGATTCGCAGCGGCGAGCGCGCTGGTCCGCCCGCGCGGCACGCTCGTGATCAAGTCCACGTTTCACGGCGAGACGCCCGTCTCGTTTTCGCCCCTCGTCGTCGACGAGATCACCGTGATCGGGTCGCGATGCGGTCCCTTCGCGCGGGCGATCGAGCTGCTCGCGACCGGCCGGATAGACGTGAAGCCGCTCGTGGCCGGCACGTATCCCCTGGATCAGTTTGCGGCGGCGTTCGAGCGCGCGAAGCGCGGGCTGAAGGTGATTCTGACCCAATAAGGGGGACAGTCACACTTTCCTGGGCCGGCGCTTCGGAAAGTGTGACTGTCCCCCTTATTCTCGCGCCATTCGGACGAACCTGTCGCGGACGAGCGCTCTGCGCCGCCGTCCCTGCACGGGAATCTGCCCTCCTCGCGAACCAAGCGGATCGACGCAACGCCAGTGCCACCACCGCGCGAGGCACCTCGATTGCAGTCTCCTTCTCCTGCCGCGCACCTGGAGGCCAGCCGTGGAGTGGCACCTGGACAACCCGCAGCCCTTCGATAACCGCCGCGCGGCCGGACGGGAACTCGCCATCCATCTCGTGAAGTACAAAGCCCGCCCGGACGTCGTTGTCCTGGCGTTGCCGAGGGGGGGCGTGCCTGTCGCGCATGAAGTCGCGCAGGCCCTTCAGGCTCCGCTCGACGTGTTCCTCGTCCGCAAGCTCGGCCTGCCGCAGCACCGGGAGCTGGCGATGGGCGCGATTGCCTCCGGCGGTGTTCGCGTTCTGAACGACGACGTCGTGGCTTGGTACAGTGTGTCTCCGGCCGTCATCGACGCCGTCGCGCGCGAGGAGCAGGCGGAACTCGAGCGCCGGGAGCGCGAGTACCGGAACGACCGGGCGCCGCTCGATCTGCGCGGCCGCGTCGTCCTGCTCATCGACGACGGCCTGGCCACGGGCTCGACGATGAGAGCGGCGGTGCAGGCGATTCGCGCGCGCGAGCCGGCGCGCATCGTCGTCGCGGTTCCGGTGGGCGCGCCGGAAACGTGCCACGAGTTCACCGGCGTCGCCGACGAGATCGTCTGCGCCCGTACCCCCGAGCGGTTCTCGGCGGTGGGGCTGTGGTATCGCGACTTCTCGCAGACGAGCGACGAGGAGGTCCGCGAGCTGCTGCAGGAAAGCGCCGGAGCGGTGGGGAGGTCGCGGTGATGGGCGACAGCGGAATGTGAGGACACCATGGCACGCGAGGCGCCCCGCAAGCGGGTGCTTCAT
This window encodes:
- a CDS encoding TIGR04283 family arsenosugar biosynthesis glycosyltransferase, which translates into the protein MRMPARRTSGEPLVSVVIPVWRDEEALSRALAHVRASARVEVLVACAGGEERRYERLRERYHGTKWISAPRGRAVQMNAGAAAARGRWLLFLHADSTLPDDWLDVLARADERADTVGGAFRLSIDSRAWQARVIEAGVRLRVALLGLPYGDQALFVRRKIFEQAGGYRDLPLMEDVDFVRRISRIGRIEPCRSPVLTSARRWERDGWFRRSRQNFRLVAQFLLGASPARLAQAYFGRKPHAVVMMARAPWTTGKTRLANLANEAAHAELREALFLDTLEAMRAVPGAQHVIACEPAHACEQMRELAGPGIDLIAQRGEDLGTRLAHAFEDVFRLGAESVVVIGSDLPDLPAGVIEASLVRLRLRGDRIVLGPAADGGYYLVGMNRPCPAVFNGIAWSTERVLAQTVDAARAEGLDVALLDEWADIDDERDLERLKGHSSELTAARTRAWVCHNKWDSHTY
- a CDS encoding alcohol dehydrogenase catalytic domain-containing protein, which translates into the protein MRALFLDPDGTLSLRDRTKPAPGAECVIRVAAAGICGTDLELLRGYAGFSGVPGHEFVGVVEEASAADADWIGRRVAGEITVGCGRCVGCRAAGRGHCDFRTVVGIRGRDGAFAEYVSLPSENLHEVPASLDDATAVFVEPTAAACRVAEQVAIEPGMRAAVVGAGRLGLLVAQVLRAHGADVTAIVRSEASRRLASALGFEAAAVDEATRSLARRFDLVVDASGAPGGFAAASALVRPRGTLVIKSTFHGETPVSFSPLVVDEITVIGSRCGPFARAIELLATGRIDVKPLVAGTYPLDQFAAAFERAKRGLKVILTQ
- a CDS encoding phosphoribosyltransferase; translation: MDNPQPFDNRRAAGRELAIHLVKYKARPDVVVLALPRGGVPVAHEVAQALQAPLDVFLVRKLGLPQHRELAMGAIASGGVRVLNDDVVAWYSVSPAVIDAVAREEQAELERREREYRNDRAPLDLRGRVVLLIDDGLATGSTMRAAVQAIRAREPARIVVAVPVGAPETCHEFTGVADEIVCARTPERFSAVGLWYRDFSQTSDEEVRELLQESAGAVGRSR